Proteins co-encoded in one Microcebus murinus isolate Inina chromosome 5, M.murinus_Inina_mat1.0, whole genome shotgun sequence genomic window:
- the DLL1 gene encoding delta-like protein 1 isoform X3 yields the protein MGRRCALALAVVSALLCQVWSSGVFELKLQEFVNRKGLLGNRSCCRGGAGPPPCACRTFFRVCLKHYQASVSPEPPCTYGSAVTPVLGVDSFSLPDGAGADPTFSNPIRFPFGFTWPGTFSLIIEALHTDSPDDLATENPERLISRLATQRHLTVGEEWSQDLHSSGRADLKYSYRFVCDEHYYGEGCSVFCRPRDDAFGHFTCGERGEKVCNPGWKGPYCTEPICLPGCDEQHGFCDKPGECKCRVGWQGRYCDECIRYPGCLHGTCQQPWQCNCQEGWGGLFCNQDLNYCTHHKPCKNGATCTNTGQGSYTCSCRPGYTGATCELEIDECDTSPCKSGGSCTDLENSYSCTCPPGFYGKICELSAMTCADGPCFNGGRCSDGPDGGYTCRCPVGYSGFNCEKKIDHCSSSPCSNGAKCVDLGDAYVCRCPAGFSGRHCDANVDDCASSPCAHGGTCRDGVNEYSCTCPPGYTGRNCSAPVSRCEHAPCHNGATCHERGRRYVCECARGYGGPNCQFLLPEPPPGPVVVDLTEKLEARAGPFPWVAVCAGAVLVLVLLLGCAAVGVCVRLRLQKRRPPAEPCRGEAETMNNLANCQREKDIAVSVIGATQIKNTNKKADFGGDPGADRGGFKARYPAVDYNLVQDLKGEAAAARDAHGRRDAKGQPQSPSGEDKRTPASLRGGEAPERRRPDPGYSAPADTKYQSVYVLSEGKDECVIATEV from the exons ATGGGCCGTCGGTGCGCGCTGGCCCTCGCCGTGGTCTCGGCCCTGCTGTGTCAG GTCTGGAGCTCAGGGGTGTTCGAGCTGAAGCTGCAGGAGTTCGTCAACAGGAAAGGTCTGCTGGGGAACCGCAGCTGCTGCCGCGGGGGCGCCGGGCCCCCGCCGTGCGCCTGCAGGACCTTCTTCCGCGTGTGCCTCAAGCACTACCAGGCCAGCGTGTCCCCCGAGCCGCCCTGCACCTACGGCAGCGCCGTCACGCCGGTGCTGGGCGTCGACTCCTTCAGCCTGCCCGACGGCGCGGGCGCCGACCCCACCTTCAGCAACCCCATCCGCTTCCCCTTCGGCTTCACCTGGCCG GGCACCTTCTCTCTGATCATTGAAGCTCTCCACACAGATTCTCCGGATGACCTTGCAACAG AAAATCCAGAAAGGCTCATCAGCCGCCTGGCCACCCAGAGGCACCTGACTGTGGGAGAGGAGTGGTCCCAGGACCTGCACAGCAGTGGCCGGGCGGACCTCAAGTACTCCTACCGCTTTGTGTGCGACGAGCACTACTACGGGGAAGGCTGCTCCGTCTTCTGCCGCCCCCGGGACGATGCCTTCGGCCACTTCACCTGCGGGGAGCGTGGGGAGAAAGTGTGCAACCCAGGCTGGAAGGGCCCCTACTGCACAGAAC CCATCTGCCTGCCCGGGTGTGACGAGCAGCACGGGTTTTGTGACAAGCCGGGGGAATGCAA GTGCAGAGTGGGCTGGCAAGGCCGGTACTGCGACGAGTGCATCCGGTACCCGGGCTGTCTCCACGGCACCTGCCAGCAGCCCTGGCAGTGCAACTGCCAGGAAGGCTGGGGGGGCCTTTTCTGCAACCAGG ACCTGAACTACTGCACACACCACAAGCCCTGTAAAAACGGGGCCACCTGCACCAACACAGGCCAGGGAAGCTACACCTGCTCGTGTCGGCCTGGGTACACAGGTGCCACCTGCGAGCTGGAGATCGACGAGTGTGACACCAGCCCTTGCAAGAGTGGGGGCAGCTGCACG GATCTTGAGAACAGCTATTCCTGTACCTGCCCGCCTGGCTTCTACGGCAAAATCTGCGAGCTGAGTGCCATGACCTGTGCTGACGGCCCCTGCTTCAACGGGGGCCGGTGCTCGGACGGCCCCGACGGAGGGTACACCTGCCGCTGCCCCGTGGGCTACTCTGGCTTCAACTGTGAGAAGAAGATTGATCACTGCAGCTCTTCGCCCTGCTCTAACG GCGCCAAGTGCGTGGACCTCGGGGACGCCTACGTGTGCCGCTGCCCGGCCGGCTTCTCCGGGCGGCACTGCGACGCCAACGTGGATGACTGCGCCTCCTCGCCGTGCGCGCACGGGGGCACCTGCCGGGACGGCGTCAACGAGTACTCCTGCACCTGCCCGCCCGGCTACACGGGCAGGAACTGCAGCGCCCCGGTCAGCAGGTGCGAGCACGCGCCCTGCCACAACGGGGCCACGTGCCACGAGAGGGGCCGCCGCTACGTGTGCGAGTGTGCGCGCGGCTACGGCGGCCCCAACTGCCAGTTCCTGCTCCCCGAGCCGCCGCCGGGGCCCGTGGTGGTGGACCTCACCGAGAAGCTGGAGGCCCGCGCCGGGCCGTTCCCCTGGGTGGCCGTGTGCGCCGGCGCCGTGCTGGTGCTCGTGCTGCTGCTGGGCTGCGCCGCCGTGGGCGTGTGCGTCCGGCTGCGGCTGCAGAAGCGCCGGCCCCCCGCGGAGCCCTGCCGGGGGGAGGCGGAGACCATGAACAACCTGGCCAACTGCCAGCGCGAGAAGGACATCGCGGTCAGCGTCATCGGCGCCACGCAGATCAAGAACACCAACAAGAAGGCGGACTTCGGCGGGGACCCCGGCGCCGACAGGGGCGGCTTCAAGGCGCGCTACCCCGCGGTGGACTATAACCTCGTGCAGGACCTCAAGGGCgaggccgccgccgcccgggACGCGCACGGCAGGCGCGACGCCAAGGGCCAGCCCCAGAGCCCCTCGGGCGAGGACAAGCGGACCCCGGCCTCACTCAGGGG CGGGGAAGCACCCGAGAGGAGGAGGCCGGACCCCGGGTACTCGGCGCCGGCGGACACCAAGTACCAGTCGGTGTACGTCCTGTCCGAGGGGAAGGACGAGTGCGTCATAGCGACCGAG GTGTAA
- the DLL1 gene encoding delta-like protein 1 isoform X1, whose translation MGRRCALALAVVSALLCQVWSSGVFELKLQEFVNRKGLLGNRSCCRGGAGPPPCACRTFFRVCLKHYQASVSPEPPCTYGSAVTPVLGVDSFSLPDGAGADPTFSNPIRFPFGFTWPGTFSLIIEALHTDSPDDLATENPERLISRLATQRHLTVGEEWSQDLHSSGRADLKYSYRFVCDEHYYGEGCSVFCRPRDDAFGHFTCGERGEKVCNPGWKGPYCTEPICLPGCDEQHGFCDKPGECKCRVGWQGRYCDECIRYPGCLHGTCQQPWQCNCQEGWGGLFCNQDLNYCTHHKPCKNGATCTNTGQGSYTCSCRPGYTGATCELEIDECDTSPCKSGGSCTDLENSYSCTCPPGFYGKICELSAMTCADGPCFNGGRCSDGPDGGYTCRCPVGYSGFNCEKKIDHCSSSPCSNGAKCVDLGDAYVCRCPAGFSGRHCDANVDDCASSPCAHGGTCRDGVNEYSCTCPPGYTGRNCSAPVSRCEHAPCHNGATCHERGRRYVCECARGYGGPNCQFLLPEPPPGPVVVDLTEKLEARAGPFPWVAVCAGAVLVLVLLLGCAAVGVCVRLRLQKRRPPAEPCRGEAETMNNLANCQREKDIAVSVIGATQIKNTNKKADFGGDPGADRGGFKARYPAVDYNLVQDLKGEAAAARDAHGRRDAKGQPQSPSGEDKRTPASLRGCVPRRPGSSGRPPGKAPGVWGCCAVERGRLGVSSASSGHCPSESGFPRSPWFSLIFLSAGKHPRGGGRTPGTRRRRTPSTSRCTSCPRGRTSAS comes from the exons ATGGGCCGTCGGTGCGCGCTGGCCCTCGCCGTGGTCTCGGCCCTGCTGTGTCAG GTCTGGAGCTCAGGGGTGTTCGAGCTGAAGCTGCAGGAGTTCGTCAACAGGAAAGGTCTGCTGGGGAACCGCAGCTGCTGCCGCGGGGGCGCCGGGCCCCCGCCGTGCGCCTGCAGGACCTTCTTCCGCGTGTGCCTCAAGCACTACCAGGCCAGCGTGTCCCCCGAGCCGCCCTGCACCTACGGCAGCGCCGTCACGCCGGTGCTGGGCGTCGACTCCTTCAGCCTGCCCGACGGCGCGGGCGCCGACCCCACCTTCAGCAACCCCATCCGCTTCCCCTTCGGCTTCACCTGGCCG GGCACCTTCTCTCTGATCATTGAAGCTCTCCACACAGATTCTCCGGATGACCTTGCAACAG AAAATCCAGAAAGGCTCATCAGCCGCCTGGCCACCCAGAGGCACCTGACTGTGGGAGAGGAGTGGTCCCAGGACCTGCACAGCAGTGGCCGGGCGGACCTCAAGTACTCCTACCGCTTTGTGTGCGACGAGCACTACTACGGGGAAGGCTGCTCCGTCTTCTGCCGCCCCCGGGACGATGCCTTCGGCCACTTCACCTGCGGGGAGCGTGGGGAGAAAGTGTGCAACCCAGGCTGGAAGGGCCCCTACTGCACAGAAC CCATCTGCCTGCCCGGGTGTGACGAGCAGCACGGGTTTTGTGACAAGCCGGGGGAATGCAA GTGCAGAGTGGGCTGGCAAGGCCGGTACTGCGACGAGTGCATCCGGTACCCGGGCTGTCTCCACGGCACCTGCCAGCAGCCCTGGCAGTGCAACTGCCAGGAAGGCTGGGGGGGCCTTTTCTGCAACCAGG ACCTGAACTACTGCACACACCACAAGCCCTGTAAAAACGGGGCCACCTGCACCAACACAGGCCAGGGAAGCTACACCTGCTCGTGTCGGCCTGGGTACACAGGTGCCACCTGCGAGCTGGAGATCGACGAGTGTGACACCAGCCCTTGCAAGAGTGGGGGCAGCTGCACG GATCTTGAGAACAGCTATTCCTGTACCTGCCCGCCTGGCTTCTACGGCAAAATCTGCGAGCTGAGTGCCATGACCTGTGCTGACGGCCCCTGCTTCAACGGGGGCCGGTGCTCGGACGGCCCCGACGGAGGGTACACCTGCCGCTGCCCCGTGGGCTACTCTGGCTTCAACTGTGAGAAGAAGATTGATCACTGCAGCTCTTCGCCCTGCTCTAACG GCGCCAAGTGCGTGGACCTCGGGGACGCCTACGTGTGCCGCTGCCCGGCCGGCTTCTCCGGGCGGCACTGCGACGCCAACGTGGATGACTGCGCCTCCTCGCCGTGCGCGCACGGGGGCACCTGCCGGGACGGCGTCAACGAGTACTCCTGCACCTGCCCGCCCGGCTACACGGGCAGGAACTGCAGCGCCCCGGTCAGCAGGTGCGAGCACGCGCCCTGCCACAACGGGGCCACGTGCCACGAGAGGGGCCGCCGCTACGTGTGCGAGTGTGCGCGCGGCTACGGCGGCCCCAACTGCCAGTTCCTGCTCCCCGAGCCGCCGCCGGGGCCCGTGGTGGTGGACCTCACCGAGAAGCTGGAGGCCCGCGCCGGGCCGTTCCCCTGGGTGGCCGTGTGCGCCGGCGCCGTGCTGGTGCTCGTGCTGCTGCTGGGCTGCGCCGCCGTGGGCGTGTGCGTCCGGCTGCGGCTGCAGAAGCGCCGGCCCCCCGCGGAGCCCTGCCGGGGGGAGGCGGAGACCATGAACAACCTGGCCAACTGCCAGCGCGAGAAGGACATCGCGGTCAGCGTCATCGGCGCCACGCAGATCAAGAACACCAACAAGAAGGCGGACTTCGGCGGGGACCCCGGCGCCGACAGGGGCGGCTTCAAGGCGCGCTACCCCGCGGTGGACTATAACCTCGTGCAGGACCTCAAGGGCgaggccgccgccgcccgggACGCGCACGGCAGGCGCGACGCCAAGGGCCAGCCCCAGAGCCCCTCGGGCGAGGACAAGCGGACCCCGGCCTCACTCAGGGGGTGCGTGCCGCGGCGGCCGGGGAGCTCGGGAAGGCCCCCCGGGAAGGCGCCCGGCGTTTGGGGGTGCTGCGCTGTCGAGAGGGGCCGCCTGGGGGTGTCCTCAGCAAGCTCCGGTCATTGCCCGTCCGAGAGCGGTTTCCCACGTTCACCCTGGTTTTCTCTGATTTTCCTTTCAGCGGGGAAGCACCCGAGAGGAGGAGGCCGGACCCCGGGTACTCGGCGCCGGCGGACACCAAGTACCAGTCGGTGTACGTCCTGTCCGAGGGGAAGGACGAGTGCGTCATAG
- the DLL1 gene encoding delta-like protein 1 isoform X2, giving the protein MGRRCALALAVVSALLCQVWSSGVFELKLQEFVNRKGLLGNRSCCRGGAGPPPCACRTFFRVCLKHYQASVSPEPPCTYGSAVTPVLGVDSFSLPDGAGADPTFSNPIRFPFGFTWPGTFSLIIEALHTDSPDDLATENPERLISRLATQRHLTVGEEWSQDLHSSGRADLKYSYRFVCDEHYYGEGCSVFCRPRDDAFGHFTCGERGEKVCNPGWKGPYCTEPICLPGCDEQHGFCDKPGECKCRVGWQGRYCDECIRYPGCLHGTCQQPWQCNCQEGWGGLFCNQDLNYCTHHKPCKNGATCTNTGQGSYTCSCRPGYTGATCELEIDECDTSPCKSGGSCTDLENSYSCTCPPGFYGKICELSAMTCADGPCFNGGRCSDGPDGGYTCRCPVGYSGFNCEKKIDHCSSSPCSNGAKCVDLGDAYVCRCPAGFSGRHCDANVDDCASSPCAHGGTCRDGVNEYSCTCPPGYTGRNCSAPVSRCEHAPCHNGATCHERGRRYVCECARGYGGPNCQFLLPEPPPGPVVVDLTEKLEARAGPFPWVAVCAGAVLVLVLLLGCAAVGVCVRLRLQKRRPPAEPCRGEAETMNNLANCQREKDIAVSVIGATQIKNTNKKADFGGDPGADRGGFKARYPAVDYNLVQDLKGEAAAARDAHGRRDAKGQPQSPSGEDKRTPASLRGGEAPERRRPDPGYSAPADTKYQSVYVLSEGKDECVIATEVSARPARGGRVPRGPR; this is encoded by the exons ATGGGCCGTCGGTGCGCGCTGGCCCTCGCCGTGGTCTCGGCCCTGCTGTGTCAG GTCTGGAGCTCAGGGGTGTTCGAGCTGAAGCTGCAGGAGTTCGTCAACAGGAAAGGTCTGCTGGGGAACCGCAGCTGCTGCCGCGGGGGCGCCGGGCCCCCGCCGTGCGCCTGCAGGACCTTCTTCCGCGTGTGCCTCAAGCACTACCAGGCCAGCGTGTCCCCCGAGCCGCCCTGCACCTACGGCAGCGCCGTCACGCCGGTGCTGGGCGTCGACTCCTTCAGCCTGCCCGACGGCGCGGGCGCCGACCCCACCTTCAGCAACCCCATCCGCTTCCCCTTCGGCTTCACCTGGCCG GGCACCTTCTCTCTGATCATTGAAGCTCTCCACACAGATTCTCCGGATGACCTTGCAACAG AAAATCCAGAAAGGCTCATCAGCCGCCTGGCCACCCAGAGGCACCTGACTGTGGGAGAGGAGTGGTCCCAGGACCTGCACAGCAGTGGCCGGGCGGACCTCAAGTACTCCTACCGCTTTGTGTGCGACGAGCACTACTACGGGGAAGGCTGCTCCGTCTTCTGCCGCCCCCGGGACGATGCCTTCGGCCACTTCACCTGCGGGGAGCGTGGGGAGAAAGTGTGCAACCCAGGCTGGAAGGGCCCCTACTGCACAGAAC CCATCTGCCTGCCCGGGTGTGACGAGCAGCACGGGTTTTGTGACAAGCCGGGGGAATGCAA GTGCAGAGTGGGCTGGCAAGGCCGGTACTGCGACGAGTGCATCCGGTACCCGGGCTGTCTCCACGGCACCTGCCAGCAGCCCTGGCAGTGCAACTGCCAGGAAGGCTGGGGGGGCCTTTTCTGCAACCAGG ACCTGAACTACTGCACACACCACAAGCCCTGTAAAAACGGGGCCACCTGCACCAACACAGGCCAGGGAAGCTACACCTGCTCGTGTCGGCCTGGGTACACAGGTGCCACCTGCGAGCTGGAGATCGACGAGTGTGACACCAGCCCTTGCAAGAGTGGGGGCAGCTGCACG GATCTTGAGAACAGCTATTCCTGTACCTGCCCGCCTGGCTTCTACGGCAAAATCTGCGAGCTGAGTGCCATGACCTGTGCTGACGGCCCCTGCTTCAACGGGGGCCGGTGCTCGGACGGCCCCGACGGAGGGTACACCTGCCGCTGCCCCGTGGGCTACTCTGGCTTCAACTGTGAGAAGAAGATTGATCACTGCAGCTCTTCGCCCTGCTCTAACG GCGCCAAGTGCGTGGACCTCGGGGACGCCTACGTGTGCCGCTGCCCGGCCGGCTTCTCCGGGCGGCACTGCGACGCCAACGTGGATGACTGCGCCTCCTCGCCGTGCGCGCACGGGGGCACCTGCCGGGACGGCGTCAACGAGTACTCCTGCACCTGCCCGCCCGGCTACACGGGCAGGAACTGCAGCGCCCCGGTCAGCAGGTGCGAGCACGCGCCCTGCCACAACGGGGCCACGTGCCACGAGAGGGGCCGCCGCTACGTGTGCGAGTGTGCGCGCGGCTACGGCGGCCCCAACTGCCAGTTCCTGCTCCCCGAGCCGCCGCCGGGGCCCGTGGTGGTGGACCTCACCGAGAAGCTGGAGGCCCGCGCCGGGCCGTTCCCCTGGGTGGCCGTGTGCGCCGGCGCCGTGCTGGTGCTCGTGCTGCTGCTGGGCTGCGCCGCCGTGGGCGTGTGCGTCCGGCTGCGGCTGCAGAAGCGCCGGCCCCCCGCGGAGCCCTGCCGGGGGGAGGCGGAGACCATGAACAACCTGGCCAACTGCCAGCGCGAGAAGGACATCGCGGTCAGCGTCATCGGCGCCACGCAGATCAAGAACACCAACAAGAAGGCGGACTTCGGCGGGGACCCCGGCGCCGACAGGGGCGGCTTCAAGGCGCGCTACCCCGCGGTGGACTATAACCTCGTGCAGGACCTCAAGGGCgaggccgccgccgcccgggACGCGCACGGCAGGCGCGACGCCAAGGGCCAGCCCCAGAGCCCCTCGGGCGAGGACAAGCGGACCCCGGCCTCACTCAGGGG CGGGGAAGCACCCGAGAGGAGGAGGCCGGACCCCGGGTACTCGGCGCCGGCGGACACCAAGTACCAGTCGGTGTACGTCCTGTCCGAGGGGAAGGACGAGTGCGTCATAGCGACCGAGGTCAGTGCGCGCCCGGCCCGGGGCGGGAGGGTTCCGCGGGGGCCGCGCTGA